One stretch of Haloterrigena salifodinae DNA includes these proteins:
- a CDS encoding PHP domain-containing protein, whose amino-acid sequence MLSVELHTHSSLSYDGRDPVELILEQADAVGLDAIAVTDHDEIDASLEAAERAADYGLLGIPGMEISSKAGHILGFGLEEAVPPGLSYESTLEAIWEQDGLAVIPHPFQESRHGVMARISREELARGDAIEVYNSRLLTGRANRQAERFARDHDLPMTAGSDAHISEMVGQAVTRVDADERSVDAVLEAIREGRTTVEGKRTPWHISFRQAAGGVTRRVRNTMLGLFR is encoded by the coding sequence GTGCTGTCGGTTGAACTCCACACTCATTCGTCGCTGTCCTACGACGGCCGCGACCCGGTCGAACTCATCCTCGAACAGGCCGACGCCGTCGGGTTGGACGCGATTGCCGTCACCGACCACGACGAGATCGACGCGAGCCTCGAGGCCGCCGAACGCGCCGCCGACTACGGGCTGCTCGGGATCCCCGGCATGGAGATCTCGAGCAAGGCCGGTCACATTCTGGGCTTCGGCCTCGAGGAGGCCGTCCCGCCGGGGCTCTCCTACGAATCGACGCTCGAAGCGATCTGGGAACAGGACGGACTGGCCGTCATCCCACACCCCTTCCAGGAGTCGCGCCACGGCGTGATGGCCCGCATCTCTCGCGAGGAACTCGCCCGGGGAGACGCCATCGAGGTCTACAACTCCCGGCTCCTGACCGGCCGCGCGAACCGCCAGGCCGAACGGTTCGCCCGCGACCACGACCTGCCGATGACCGCCGGCAGCGACGCCCACATCAGCGAGATGGTCGGTCAGGCGGTCACCCGCGTCGACGCTGACGAACGCTCCGTCGACGCCGTCCTCGAGGCGATCCGCGAGGGACGGACCACCGTCGAAGGCAAACGGACGCCCTGGCACATCAGCTTCCGGCAGGCCGCCGGCGGCGTCACCCGCCGCGTCAGAAACACCATGCTCGGGCTGTTCCGATGA
- a CDS encoding UPF0179 family protein yields the protein MSTVTLVGTRLAEPGTEFVYHGEADACAGCPYRSQCLNLESGTKYRITSVRENAQTLECAMHDGGVRAVEVEPADVRANITSKGAFAGSKTSLPGPCPYVECPSHEYCEPDGAEFDTEYRIREILGDPPHDVCHLDRALELVELDTDD from the coding sequence ATGTCGACCGTCACGCTCGTCGGAACCCGGCTGGCCGAACCGGGAACCGAGTTCGTCTACCACGGCGAGGCCGACGCCTGCGCCGGCTGTCCCTACCGAAGCCAGTGTCTCAATCTCGAGTCCGGCACCAAGTACCGCATCACGTCCGTCCGAGAGAACGCCCAGACCTTAGAGTGCGCCATGCATGACGGGGGCGTCCGCGCCGTCGAAGTCGAACCCGCCGACGTGCGCGCGAACATCACGTCGAAGGGCGCCTTCGCCGGCAGCAAGACCAGCCTCCCCGGCCCCTGTCCCTACGTCGAGTGTCCCAGCCACGAGTACTGCGAACCCGACGGAGCCGAGTTCGACACGGAGTATCGCATCCGCGAGATCCTCGGCGACCCGCCACACGACGTCTGCCACCTCGACCGCGCGCTCGAGCTAGTCGAACTGGACACCGACGACTGA
- a CDS encoding DUF5820 family protein yields MTDPAVDADSDALSPLPDGWDVWNRSEDGRLVLAYRPDVFDGDAFPAACLPTLYLTHGKRTRRPGTNPTSTADDDWYVNLYLEPDVSADTERFATREAALERVGELAWAFDGGEIDYRGLYQVPRETYFERLDELTSGDDAETASGE; encoded by the coding sequence ATGACCGACCCGGCTGTCGACGCCGATTCCGACGCGCTATCACCGCTTCCGGACGGTTGGGACGTCTGGAATCGAAGTGAGGACGGCCGACTCGTGCTCGCCTACCGGCCGGACGTCTTCGACGGCGACGCCTTCCCGGCGGCCTGTCTACCCACGCTCTACCTGACACACGGGAAGCGGACGCGCCGGCCCGGAACCAACCCAACCAGTACGGCCGACGACGACTGGTACGTCAACCTCTACCTCGAGCCCGACGTCTCGGCCGACACCGAACGGTTCGCGACGCGGGAGGCGGCGCTCGAGCGAGTCGGCGAACTCGCGTGGGCGTTCGACGGCGGCGAGATCGACTACCGCGGGCTCTACCAGGTCCCGCGCGAAACGTACTTCGAGCGGCTGGACGAGCTGACGAGCGGGGACGACGCGGAGACCGCTTCCGGAGAGTGA
- a CDS encoding PrkA family serine protein kinase, whose amino-acid sequence MTGDDYVTEADRTLEETYEEPMDLATYVDRIFENPTIASHASKYLLEAIEVAGTRTVVEEGEEKERYRFFDDPHNDGEHAILGNTEVLNGFVDDLRSIAAGRAKDEKIIWFEGPTATGKSELKRCLVNGLREYSKTPEGRRYTVEWNVTTAEADDRGLSYGSGDPTATDDQHWYESPVQTHPLSVFPQNVRERLLEDLNAELDDHVPVQVDAELDPFSREAYDFLEERYRREGEEELFSAITDDAHLRVKNYVVDVGQGVGVLHSEDEGRPKERLVGSWMHGMLQELDSRGRKNPQAFSYDGVLSQGNGVLTIVEDAAQHADLLQKLLNVPDEQSVKLDKGIGMDVDSQLLIISNPDLEAQLNQHSDRNGMDPLKALKRRLDKHQFGYLTNLSLECELIRRELTNETSVWEAESYDELEDRIREPVSVTVKDQDGETHTREFAPHAIEAAGLYAVVTRLDEENLPNGLDLVDKALIYDQGYLQEGDSRREKDDFDFDGEAHDGEHGIPVTYTRDTLAELLQTERDRHHPDLPVENVVMPRDVLNAMAEGLADAPVFSTGERSEFENRIVPVKNYLFDQQESDVIEAIMHDKRVDEETVAEYVEHVYAWETEEPLYNDRGERVEPDPLKMKLFEIEHLGRFSEGEYEGNLPRESVRNFRREKVITSLNRHAWEHRNEDFSVEDVDLTAIPVIKTVLESHDWEDVQRTFEDFDPRQWDDPPSGTQTASVKERTIETMVDLFDYSAASAELTSRHVMGQVSYRWD is encoded by the coding sequence ATGACGGGCGACGACTACGTCACCGAGGCCGATCGGACCCTCGAGGAGACCTACGAGGAGCCGATGGATCTCGCGACCTACGTCGATCGGATCTTCGAGAATCCGACCATCGCCTCCCACGCCTCGAAGTACCTGCTCGAGGCGATCGAGGTCGCCGGCACCCGAACGGTCGTCGAGGAGGGCGAGGAGAAGGAGCGCTACCGCTTCTTCGACGATCCGCACAACGACGGCGAACACGCGATCCTCGGCAACACCGAGGTCTTAAACGGGTTCGTCGACGACCTCCGCTCGATCGCGGCGGGGCGGGCGAAAGACGAGAAGATCATCTGGTTCGAGGGACCCACGGCGACGGGCAAGTCCGAACTCAAGCGCTGTCTGGTCAACGGATTACGCGAGTACTCGAAGACCCCCGAAGGACGGCGCTACACAGTCGAGTGGAACGTCACGACCGCCGAGGCCGACGACCGCGGGCTGAGCTACGGCAGCGGTGATCCGACCGCGACGGACGACCAGCACTGGTACGAGAGTCCCGTCCAGACTCACCCGCTGTCGGTGTTCCCCCAGAACGTCCGCGAGCGGTTGCTCGAGGACTTGAACGCCGAACTCGACGACCACGTCCCCGTCCAGGTCGACGCGGAACTCGACCCCTTCTCCCGGGAGGCCTACGATTTCTTAGAAGAGCGCTACCGCCGGGAGGGCGAGGAGGAACTGTTCTCGGCGATCACCGACGACGCCCACCTCCGCGTGAAGAACTACGTCGTCGACGTCGGCCAGGGCGTCGGCGTCCTCCACTCGGAGGACGAGGGCCGACCGAAGGAACGGCTCGTCGGCTCCTGGATGCACGGCATGCTCCAGGAACTGGACTCTCGCGGGCGCAAGAACCCGCAGGCGTTCAGCTACGACGGCGTGCTCTCACAGGGCAACGGCGTCCTCACGATCGTCGAGGACGCGGCCCAACACGCCGACCTCCTGCAGAAGCTGCTGAACGTCCCCGACGAGCAGTCCGTCAAGCTGGACAAGGGGATCGGGATGGACGTCGACTCCCAACTGCTGATCATCTCGAATCCCGACCTCGAGGCCCAGCTCAACCAGCACTCCGACCGCAATGGCATGGATCCCCTGAAAGCCCTCAAGCGCCGGCTGGACAAACACCAGTTCGGCTACCTGACGAACCTCTCGCTGGAGTGTGAACTCATCCGGCGCGAACTGACCAACGAGACCTCAGTCTGGGAGGCCGAGAGCTACGACGAACTCGAGGATCGCATCCGCGAACCGGTGTCGGTGACGGTAAAGGATCAGGACGGCGAGACGCACACGCGGGAGTTCGCGCCCCACGCGATCGAGGCGGCCGGCCTGTACGCGGTCGTCACGCGCCTCGACGAGGAGAACCTCCCCAACGGGCTGGATCTCGTCGACAAGGCCCTGATCTATGACCAGGGCTACCTCCAGGAGGGCGACTCCCGCCGCGAGAAGGACGACTTCGACTTCGACGGCGAGGCCCACGACGGCGAACACGGCATCCCGGTGACCTACACGCGGGACACCCTCGCCGAACTGCTCCAGACCGAGCGGGATCGCCACCACCCCGACCTGCCGGTCGAGAACGTCGTCATGCCCCGGGACGTCCTGAACGCGATGGCCGAAGGACTGGCCGACGCTCCCGTCTTCTCGACGGGCGAGCGCTCGGAGTTCGAGAACCGAATCGTGCCCGTGAAGAACTATCTGTTCGACCAGCAGGAATCGGACGTCATCGAGGCGATCATGCACGACAAGCGGGTCGACGAGGAGACCGTCGCCGAGTACGTCGAACACGTCTACGCCTGGGAGACCGAGGAGCCGCTGTACAACGACCGCGGCGAGCGCGTCGAGCCGGACCCGCTGAAGATGAAGCTCTTCGAGATCGAACACCTCGGCCGGTTCTCCGAGGGCGAGTACGAGGGCAACCTCCCCCGCGAGAGCGTCCGGAACTTCCGCCGCGAGAAGGTGATCACCTCGCTGAACCGCCACGCGTGGGAACACCGCAACGAGGACTTCTCGGTCGAGGACGTCGACCTCACCGCGATCCCGGTGATCAAGACCGTCCTCGAGAGCCACGACTGGGAGGACGTCCAGCGGACCTTCGAGGACTTCGATCCGCGCCAGTGGGACGACCCGCCGAGCGGCACGCAGACGGCGTCGGTCAAGGAGCGAACGATCGAGACGATGGTCGACCTCTTCGACTACTCGGCGGCCTCGGCCGAGCTAACCAGCCGACACGTCATGGGACAGGTGAGCTACAGATGGGACTGA
- a CDS encoding PrkA family serine protein kinase: protein MTGDIETLETLSTDYKESMPADLRETKSFDWYLEECYEDPKITRNAHQRVADMFDYYGTTYDETEGVVEYLLASEDPLNDGENTFYGRVIHQSIHEFVNKVKSGARRLGPERRIKLLLGPVGSGKSHFDKQVRKYFEDYTLREEGRMYTFRWTNLCDVIQDQDPADDTVRSPMNQDPLVLLPLEQRQRVIDDLNENLDAPYTIQNEQALDPESEFYMDKLLAYYDDDLQQVLENHVEIVRFVADENKRQGLETFEPKDKKNQDETELTGDVNYSKIAIYGESDPRAFDYSGAFCNANRGIFSGEELLKLQREFLYDFLHATQEQTIKPKNNPRIDIDQVIVGRTNMPEYKDKKGDEKMEAFNDRTKRIDFPYVLSYEDEAEIYNKMLSNADVPDINVEPHTLEMAGLFGVLTRVEEPDTETIDLLSKAKAYNGEIDEGDDIDTKKLREEAAEKAEIGEGMVGVSPRFIGDEIAEAIMDSKHRQRGFLSPLTVFNFFEENLEHHGSIPEDNFEKYYRYLETVREEYKERAIEDVRHALAYDIDEIQRQGEKYMDHVMAYIDDDTIEDDLTGREQEPDETFLRSVEEKLDIPEDRKEDFRQEVSNWVSRRAREGEAFNPQDNERLRRALERKLWEDKKHNINFSALVSANEFDDDERSAWIDALMEQGYSEAGAKEVLEFAGAEVAKAEMDD, encoded by the coding sequence ATGACCGGTGACATCGAGACACTCGAGACGCTCAGCACGGATTACAAGGAATCGATGCCCGCAGACCTGCGGGAGACCAAGTCCTTCGACTGGTACCTAGAAGAGTGCTACGAGGACCCGAAGATCACCCGCAACGCCCACCAGCGCGTCGCGGACATGTTCGACTACTACGGGACGACCTACGACGAGACCGAGGGCGTCGTCGAGTACCTCCTCGCGAGCGAGGATCCGCTGAACGACGGTGAAAACACCTTCTACGGACGGGTGATTCACCAGTCGATCCACGAGTTCGTGAACAAGGTCAAGTCGGGCGCCCGACGGCTCGGCCCCGAGCGGCGTATCAAGCTGCTGCTCGGCCCGGTCGGTTCCGGGAAGTCCCACTTCGACAAGCAGGTCCGCAAGTACTTCGAGGACTACACGCTCCGCGAGGAGGGCCGGATGTACACGTTCCGGTGGACCAACCTCTGTGACGTCATCCAGGATCAGGACCCCGCGGACGACACCGTCCGGTCCCCGATGAACCAGGATCCCCTCGTCTTGCTACCGTTGGAGCAACGCCAGCGCGTGATCGACGATCTCAACGAGAATCTCGACGCGCCCTACACGATCCAGAACGAGCAGGCGCTGGATCCGGAAAGCGAGTTCTACATGGACAAGCTGCTGGCCTACTACGACGACGACCTCCAGCAGGTCTTAGAGAACCACGTCGAGATCGTCCGGTTCGTCGCCGACGAGAACAAGCGCCAGGGACTGGAGACCTTCGAGCCAAAGGACAAGAAGAACCAAGACGAGACTGAGCTGACTGGCGACGTCAACTACTCGAAGATCGCCATCTACGGCGAGTCGGACCCGCGCGCGTTCGACTACTCGGGGGCGTTCTGTAACGCCAACCGCGGCATCTTCTCCGGCGAGGAGCTGCTGAAACTCCAGCGAGAGTTCCTCTACGACTTCCTGCACGCGACCCAGGAGCAGACGATCAAGCCGAAGAATAACCCGCGGATCGACATCGACCAGGTGATCGTCGGGCGGACGAACATGCCCGAGTACAAGGACAAGAAGGGCGACGAGAAGATGGAAGCCTTCAACGACCGCACCAAGCGGATCGACTTCCCGTACGTCCTCTCCTACGAGGACGAGGCCGAAATCTACAACAAGATGCTTTCCAACGCCGACGTCCCCGACATCAACGTCGAGCCCCACACGCTCGAGATGGCGGGGCTGTTCGGCGTCCTCACGCGCGTCGAGGAGCCCGACACCGAGACGATCGATCTGCTCTCGAAGGCCAAAGCCTACAACGGCGAGATCGACGAGGGCGACGACATCGACACGAAGAAGCTTCGTGAAGAGGCCGCCGAGAAGGCCGAGATCGGCGAGGGCATGGTCGGCGTCTCGCCCCGGTTCATCGGCGACGAGATCGCCGAGGCCATCATGGACTCGAAACACCGCCAGCGCGGGTTCCTCTCGCCGCTGACGGTGTTCAACTTCTTCGAGGAGAACTTAGAGCACCACGGCTCCATCCCCGAAGACAACTTCGAGAAGTACTACCGCTACCTCGAGACGGTCCGCGAGGAGTACAAGGAGCGGGCCATCGAGGACGTCCGCCACGCGCTGGCCTACGACATCGACGAGATCCAGCGCCAGGGCGAGAAGTACATGGACCACGTAATGGCCTACATCGACGACGACACCATCGAGGACGACCTCACAGGCCGCGAACAGGAGCCCGACGAAACGTTCCTGCGCTCCGTCGAGGAGAAACTCGACATCCCCGAGGACCGCAAGGAGGACTTCCGCCAGGAGGTCTCCAACTGGGTCTCCCGCCGGGCCCGCGAGGGCGAGGCGTTCAACCCGCAGGACAACGAGCGCCTGCGCCGCGCCCTAGAGCGCAAGCTCTGGGAGGACAAAAAGCACAACATCAACTTCTCCGCGCTGGTCAGCGCCAACGAGTTCGACGACGACGAGCGCTCCGCGTGGATCGACGCCCTGATGGAACAGGGCTACTCCGAGGCGGGCGCCAAGGAGGTCCTGGAGTTCGCCGGCGCGGAGGTCGCCAAAGCGGAGATGGACGACTAA